The DNA window CAATGGGTTTGGATCGCGAAAGATCGTGACTCTGGATATGTTGTCGGACTTTATATCGGATCTCGTGGCATTAAGGGTGCGCAAGGATTATGGAATTCATTGCCACGCGATTATCAAGAATTGGCCGATTTCTACACCGATTTTTGGGAAGCTTATCAATCCGTTTTTCCAGAATTCCGTCATTACGCTGTCGGTAAGGAATCGGGAAAGACAAATCATATCGAACGATACAACTGCACACTCAGGCAACGTATTTCCAGGCTCGTACGAAAAGCACTTTCTTTCTCAAAAAAGCTTGAGAACCATATTGGAGCTATTTGGCATTTTGTCCATCATTATAATAGCACTCTCTCAGTTAAAGCTCATTCGTGAAATCATATAGAGAAGGGCACTACCAACTTGGACTGTTCCAAGTGATATTGCCGCAGGGGTAGTGCCCCAATCTATAGGATCTAAAATCTGACTGGATTTATTCAAACATGAATCACTGCCCAACTTGCAACACCACCAAGATCGTGAAGAATGGATTTAATGCAACCGGAAAGCAAAACCATCTTTGTCGGGAATGTGGCCGTCAATTCGTGATTGACCCCTTAGTTTCAGCGATTTCTGAAGAGACCAAATCGCTGATCGATCGACTGCTTCTTGAACGGATTGCGCTTGCTGGTATCGCGCGTGTTGCAAATGTCTCTGAATCCTGGTTGCAAATCTATGTCAATCAAAAATACGAGGGCGTTCCGCGCCAATTAAACGTGCCAAAGTTGTCTGATTTTCGACTGGTTGTCGAGTGCGACGAACTGTGGTCATTTGTTTTGAAAAAAGATGAAAAACAATGGGTTTGGATCGCGAAAGATCGTGACTCTGGATATGTTGTCGGACTTTATATCGGATCTCGTGGCATTAAGGGTGCGCAAGGATTATGGAATTCATTGCCACGCGATTATCAAGAATTGGCCGATTTCTACACCGATTTTTGGGAAGCTTATCAATCCGTTTTTCCAGAATTCCGTCATTACGCTGTCGGTAAGGAATCGGGAAAGACAAATCATATCGAACGATACAACTGCACACTCAGGCAACGTATTTCCAGGCTCGTACGAAAAGCACTTTCTTTCTCAAAAAAGCTTGAGAACCATATTGGAGCTATTTGGCATTTTGTCCATCATTAT is part of the Thiocystis violascens DSM 198 genome and encodes:
- a CDS encoding IS1 family transposase is translated as MNHCPTCNTTKIVKNGFNATGKQNHLCRECGRQFVIDPLVSAISEETKSLIDRLLLERIALAGIARVANVSESWLQIYVNQKYEGVPRQLNVPKLSDFRLVVECDELWSFVLKKDEKQWVWIAKDRDSGYVVGLYIGSRGIKGAQGLWNSLPRDYQELADFYTDFWEAYQSVFPEFRHYAVGKESGKTNHIERYNCTLRQRISRLVRKALSFSKKLENHIGAIWHFVHHYNSTLSVKAHS
- a CDS encoding IS1 family transposase is translated as MNHCPTCNTTKIVKNGFNATGKQNHLCRECGRQFVIDPLVSAISEETKSLIDRLLLERIALAGIARVANVSESWLQIYVNQKYEGVPRQLNVPKLSDFRLVVECDELWSFVLKKDEKQWVWIAKDRDSGYVVGLYIGSRGIKGAQGLWNSLPRDYQELADFYTDFWEAYQSVFPEFRHYAVGKESGKTNHIERYNCTLRQRISRLVRKALSFSKKLENHIGAIWHFVHHYNSTLSVKAHS